CGACGATCTTTTCGGCTTGTTTGAGGATACTCGCCCGCTGGAACCGGCCCAGGGTCACGACGGCACGGTCGATCGCTTCCTTGGAGAGCCGCTTGGACGGGAAGCTGATCCGGCCCAGGCCGACCGGCTCCTTCATTCGCCAGAGCGTGGTGACGCCGCCGTCGGCGTCGACCTGGGCGACGATCATGTGGATGGAGTTGGACCCGACATCGACCGCGGAGAGTCGCAGCGATCCAGCGGCCGCGTCGGCCGGGGCGATCCGTGACGGGAGGTTGGCCAGGCTCGCTGCGGTGCCGTTGGTGGAGGCGGGCATGGCCCAACTCTACCACACGGGGTCACACGTCGATGCGCAGGTGCGGTTTACCCGGGCCGTCGTTCAGGATTTGTCGCCGGATCGTTGCGAGTGCGTCGGCATCATCGGTCCAGAGCGTCGGCACCGCGTCGATCGAAACCCAGCGCTGGTCGGTGTGTTCGTCGTTGAGCACGACCTCCGCGTCCACATCGACGATGGCCGCGAACGTCGGGGCGTGGAACAACTCGTCGCTGACCGGCAGGTAGTACGTCTTCACATGGTCGCCGTGGTAGAACTTGGTCGGTGTCAGTTGTGTCTCTTCACGCAGCTCCCGGAGGGCCGCGTCGTGCATCGTTTCGCCCGGCTCGACACCGCCGCTGACGAACGCCCAGGTGTCTTCCATGAACCGACCGGGCGCACGGAGCAGTTGCAGCACCTCCCATGTACCACGTTCCCGGAAGACGTAGCAGAAGACGCAGTCGGTGCGGATGCGCATGGCGGAGCGTAGCCGACCGCGTTGCGGAGCAACACAGCGGTGCATCGGTGGACAAGAAACGCCAAGCCGCGTTGCTCCGCAACGCGGTTCGACCCGCCGTCACTTTCGCTTGTACCGATTGCCGTCGGCACGCTCGGCGACGCCTTTGAGCGTGAGCGTGGTCAGGCAGCGGTTCACGACGTGGATCGGCAGCCCGCCGCGATCGGCGAGGGTGTCGGCGTCGGCTGGGTCGACTTCGAGGACGTCGGCGATCGCGCGTTCTTCCTCCGACAACGTCGGCAGCGGTTTCGGCTCGGGCGGCGCCTCGAAGAGCGTCGTCGGCTTGGTCGCCGGCGTGTCCGGTAGCGGGCCGAGCTCGCCGGGGATGTCGGCCGGCTCGGTGACGAGCGTCGCACCGTCGCGGATGAGTTGGTGAGGCCCGTGCGACAGCGGATTGTCCACCTGCCCGGGCAGGGCGAAGACGGTGCGGCCGTGTTCAGTCGCGGCGAGTCGGGCGGTGATGGACGCTCCGCTGCGGGCCGCGGCTTCGATCACGAGCACGCCACGGCTCATCCCGCTGATGATTCGATTGCGTGGCGGAAAGTTCTGCGCGATCGGCGGCGTGCCCAACGGATAGTCGCTCAGCACGCAGCCGCGCTCGGCGATCTCGGCGTACAGGTCGGTGT
The nucleotide sequence above comes from Planctomycetota bacterium. Encoded proteins:
- the dprA gene encoding DNA-processing protein DprA is translated as MSVAHWLRLRLAQGIGPTLAQRLVDFCGNVADAAEASARTLQNIKGIGGAKATSIETALRVAQDDVRRELDLADRLGVTILHRDDPAYPALLARIPDPPSVLWLRGELTDAGCLGVVGSRGCSSYGRTQAERFSSWLAGAGFTIVSGGARGIDAAAHRGALRHPDGRTIAVLGCGVDVAYPKEHTDLYAEIAERGCVLSDYPLGTPPIAQNFPPRNRIISGMSRGVLVIEAAARSGASITARLAATEHGRTVFALPGQVDNPLSHGPHQLIRDGATLVTEPADIPGELGPLPDTPATKPTTLFEAPPEPKPLPTLSEEERAIADVLEVDPADADTLADRGGLPIHVVNRCLTTLTLKGVAERADGNRYKRK
- a CDS encoding NUDIX domain-containing protein, yielding MRIRTDCVFCYVFRERGTWEVLQLLRAPGRFMEDTWAFVSGGVEPGETMHDAALRELREETQLTPTKFYHGDHVKTYYLPVSDELFHAPTFAAIVDVDAEVVLNDEHTDQRWVSIDAVPTLWTDDADALATIRRQILNDGPGKPHLRIDV